A stretch of the Salminus brasiliensis chromosome 23, fSalBra1.hap2, whole genome shotgun sequence genome encodes the following:
- the amer3 gene encoding APC membrane recruitment protein 3, which produces MELPKSQKQPQGGRTSPKTEPGKSEIQSDSRHEPLVPPDHNRVVVSPGTLPATDTLDTPSPELGAGPESRTPTCSTVKKSRTHDCVVERAVIPGYTDGVWTPTTHHRHRLVNSASFCGFGSAHMVLRENQNTPGGTREILDYRNLTPQVPFVPSIAKSIPKKRVFLRKPKKTIKDFFVQKKQSDEKALSPCTPSERGSTSKRTRRPSRRRNQSRTSHEMTDMLTSDSSSECSADVCEDSVSLKSFGSQAGCGEIFVDEEYLVSLEATPRIEASRDASGTPRPSPTTAAFQGGKEQLASPAQPEVLDLFGMWETFNRTILVGQNSSCDSKTTPTPASVSPSTNESASPLDNRSYPDANIMNTNMETPKSENQESTSDEGYCEDHTRSSLTPVHSGKFPRDTYSGDALYELFYDPSEAEMTPIFDDEMDLTHSIIGQSSDLPLSMYSFHVGAEENLAPPLAVDFISHELLQSNWAGKDCLLKLCDTEISLAMGIVSWLKQKTLRGVPAELGSPTTSTGDKGDTWEEGKFQSAGTTNVPRGLGLRPSNSREDMADFPSRETCQVDPGPDLSVGSPKQHDGVISTVATPESLPRTPASHVCFRIFNINSPLTPTRDLQSPMARSPGSGTSSLFVLAVNKESLCESCKASLKQGAKELHLCHSCTSFIERIKTSELWARATLQQSKPAGTPQPLKAGLLPSPGSSCGVASDISLLSLVEQCASQVSSLRINTCPHLSEFESRAIAESAKDTQPRKDPAKKYLKPKHKKKGKASARVGLYLGDYPNIKNGVNHEAHSPSVLEAEGLGLVTTNESDDLVLESYRSLCYPLTHTLNATDLSPASRPTSLPLSNAACSEFSRKEHHKVKETPHERSRRHRKPAANRDGLSDNVFPEEKKVERKRRMKK; this is translated from the coding sequence ATGGAGCTGCCGAAGAGCCAAAAGCAGCCTCAAGGGGGCAGGACCAGCCCCAAAACCGAGCCGGGAAAAAGTGAAATTCAGTCCGACTCAAGACATGAACCTCTTGTGCCCCCAGATCATAACAGAGTGGTTGTTTCCCCAGGAACTCTTCCAGCTACAGACACCCTGGACACACCTTCACCAGAGCTCGGTGCCGGTCCAGAGAGTCGGACTCCAACCTGCAGCACTGTTAAGAAGAGCAGAACCCATGACTGTGTAGTAGAGAGAGCAGTAATCCCCGGGTACACAGATGGGGTTTGGACTCCTACCACACATCATCGTCACAGGCTGGTCAACAGCGCCAGCTTTTGCGGATTCGGATCGGCTCATATGGTGCTGCGTGAGAATCAGAACACTCCTGGCGGCACCCGGGAAATCCTCGATTACCGCAATCTAACACCTCAAGTACCGTTTGTGCCTTCCATCGCCAAATCCATTCCAAAGAAGAGGGTCTTTCTGAGGAAGCCCAAGAAGACCATCAAAGACTTTTTTGttcagaagaagcagagcgACGAGAAAGCTCTGTCACCGTGTACGCCAAGCGAGCGCGGATCGACGTCCAAGCGGACCAGGAGGCCCTCGAGACGCCGGAATCAGAGCAGGACCTCTCACGAAATGACGGACATGCTGACTTCTGACTCCTCAAGTGAGTGCAGCGCTGACGTCTGCGAGGACTCCGTGTCTCTGAAAAGTTTCGGCTCTCAAGCCGGATGTGGGGAGATTTTTGTGGATGAAGAGTACCTGGTGTCGCTTGAGGCAACGCCGAGGATCGAGGCTAGCCGGGACGCAAGTGGAACTCCGAGGCCCAGTCCGACCACTGCTGCCTTTCAGGGTGGCAAAGAGCAGCTGGCGTCTCCGGCTCAACCCGAAGTCTTAGACCTGTTTGGAATGTGGGAGACCTTCAATCGGACCATCCTTGTAGGGCAGAACTCGAGCTGTGATAGTAAGACAACCCCGACACCAGCTTCTGTCTCGCCTTCCACGAACGAGAGCGCTAGTCCCCTAGACAACCGTTCTTACCCAGATGCAAATATCATGAACACTAACATGGAGACGCCCAAAAGTGAGAACCAAGAAAGCACCAGTGATGAGGGTTACTGTGAGGACCACACCAGAAGCTCCCTAACACCAGTCCACTCTGGAAAGTTCCCCAGAGACACCTACAGTGGAGATGCTCTGTACGAGCTTTTTTATGATCCCAGCGAGGCAGAAATGACCCCCATTTTTGATGATGAGATGGACTTAACCCACAGCATCATAGGCCAATCAAGCGACCTTCCCTTATCCATGTACAGCTTCCATGTTGGAGCCGAGGAGAATCTGGCTCCCCCTCTGGCAGTGGACTTCATTAGCCATGAGCTTCTGCAGAGCAACTGGGCTGGGAAGGACTGTCTGCTGAAACTTTGCGACACAGAAATATCCTTGGCTATGGGTATAGTCAGTTGGTTGAAGCAGAAGACACTCAGGGGTGTCCCTGCAGAGCTGGGTTCTCCCACGACCAGCACCGGCGATAAAGGAGATACATGGGAAGAGGGCAAATTCCAATCAGCAGGGACTACAAATGTACCTAGAGGGCTGGGTCTAAGGCCTTCCAACAGTAGAGAAGACATGGCTGACTTTCCATCGAGGGAAACCTGTCAGGTCGATCCCGGTCCAGATCTTTCAGTAGGCTCTCCAAAACAACACGATGGAGTAATTTCAACGGTTGCAACACCAGAGAGTCTGCCCAGGACTCCAGCAAGTCACGTGTGCTTCCGGATATTTAATATCAATTCTCCTTTGACTCCTACGAGGGATCTGCAGTCTCCAATGGCTCGTTCTCCTGGCTCTGGAACAAGCTCCTTGTTTGTGCTCGCTGTAAACAAAGAATCCCTTTGTGAATCTTGCAAGGCCTCCCTGAAACAGGGTGCCAAAGAGCTGCACCTGTGCCATTCCTGCACCTCCTTCATAGAGCGCATAAAGACGTCAGAGCTTTGGGCCAGGGCCACCCTCCAACAATCCAAGCCTGCAGGAACTCCTCAGCCATTAAAAGCAGGGCTGCTCCCGTCTCCTGGCAGCAGTTGCGGGGTAGCAAGTGACATTAGCCTTCTTTCTCTAGTGGAGCAGTGTGCAAGCCAGGTGTCTTCACTAAGAATTAACACGTGTCCTCACCTGTCCGAGTTTGAGAGCAGAGCAATCGCAGAGTCAGCGAAAGATACGCAGCCGAGGAAAGATCCCGCCAAGAAGTACCTCAAACCCAAGCACAAGAAGAAAGGAAAGGCATCAGCGAGAGTTGGATTGTATCTTGGCGACTATCCGAACATTAAAAATGGCGTCAACCACGAGGCTCACAGTCCGTCTGTTTTGGAAGCAGAGGGGCTCGGCCTGGTCACGACGAATGAATCAGATGACTTAGTTCTGGAATCGTACAGGAGCCTGTGCTACCCACTAACCCATACACTCAACGCCACAGACCTATCTCCAGCCTCCAGGCCCACCTCTCTTCCACTCTCGAATGCTGCCTGCTCTGAGTTTTCTAGAAAAGAGCATCACAAAGTCAAAGAGACACCGCACGAAAGATCACGACGACACAGAAAGCCAGCAGCCAACAGAGACGGACTGTCTGACAACGTCTTCCCGGAGGAGAAGAAGGTGGAACGAAAGCGCAGGATGAAGAAATGA